The genomic DNA GGCGGATTGCAGACGAAAGGAAAGTTGTGCCAGACTTTTAGAGAGTCCACGGCTGTGAGCAGCCTTATGGGATCCAGCTCCCGCAGAGCTTGGGCCAGGTCCTTAGAGTTCAAGTCTTCTGCCTCCATGAtgccagccacagcagccagcttTCTGGCCTGGGCCAGTGGGTCCTTGTTGATCTTCACGAATGGCGAGAGAATGGTGCCATCCAAGGACATGGCCCGGTGAAAGAGTCCTAGCGGGAAGAAAAGATTCAAGAGAGCAACCAACGGGAGACCAATGAAGCTCACCCTTTGAGCTGGGGCTGAGCATGTGATAGTGGGCAGACATTCCTCCCGCACTGTGGCCAAAGATCGTGACCAGCTGGGGATCGCCTCCGAAGTCCGCTATGTGCTGCTGCACCCACTGCATGGCCAAGCGCTGATCCTTTAAAGCGAAGTTTCCAGGCATATTCGAATCGCCAGTGCTTAGAAATCCTGCAAGAAATAATTTCTAGAATAAACGCTGTATAACTCCTTTTTCAGAGCTCACCGAATGGTCCCAAGCGATAGGGCACGGTGACCATGATCACCTGCTCCGTGTCCATCATATACTCGGGTCCACTAGCAGCCGGATGGGCAGAGCCGGTATGGAAGCCCCCCGAATGCAGGTAGAACATGACGGGCAAGggatttccatttcgtttctaTGTAAGGAATGAAAGTTAGATCATTTCTGGATTTCCGTTGCACATCGAGCATAACCTTGGGTCTGTAGACATTCAGGTAGAGGCAATCTTCCACGCCCGACACTGGCCAATTGGCGGCCAAGTAGTTCCTCTGCAGGCAACTGTCTTTTGCTCTCCCTGCATCCAGGATGCCCTCCCAGGCAACAGCTGGCACAGGATTCTACATATAATTGTATAGAAGTCTGCtacaaatgaatgcaatttccGTAACTTACTCTGAGTCGGAGGGAATCCACCGGGGGCTGAGCAAATGGTATGCCCAAGAACGCTTCAAACTCGTCGCCCTGATAGCCTGGCATGCGAGTGCCCCTCAGGCAGCCCAGATCCTTCAGGCAAACATCCAAATTGTCGCCAGTAGCTGCACGCAAAAATACTGATAGAGTCAACAGAACTCCAGACCAGAGCAGGCGCAttattgttttgatttatggGAATCCGAGTGAGTCTCGTTTTTATAGAAAAATGATTAAGCGAACACATTAGCGTGCTAAGATGTTGCCCAGCCTCCCCGATAGTTAATTCCATCTATTTTGAAATCCTaaaaaacttttattattgattttgtAGTTAATgtacaaaaggcaaacagttGCTGCCCACCAAAGCagtttgtatgtaaatacatatcgAGAGTGCATTTTCCTATGGCCTAAACACGCATTCGACTGAGCTTAACAATTAAGAGGTACAAATACAGACGTAGATGAGTATAATGGCTCTATAACTAGTGAATGATTCAACTAACAATGAACGAAAAGGGGAAGGCGAAATTGTCTATTTGGGTAGCCTAGGAACCGTAACCACTTTGAAATCTAATCAAGACGCTCAATATTGCTCTCAGATGGCCGTCAGAGTGCGACGCTGTGTGGCAGTTAGATCTGGATGCCACATGTCCACGATGAGTACCAGACGGGGACGAGTGCCATTGTGCCAGACCTCGTGCTCGAAGCTGTCGTCGAAGATGATTAGTTCGCCCTCACGCCAGGTTCTAAGGAGGTAAAAACGTATCACATTTTGATCGGGGGGGAAACTTGTATTTGTACTCACATTTCCTGCTCTGCCACTCGAAGTGAGGTTCGTTCTGGCTCTGGTGCCACCAGCGTGAGATGCGCTCTTAAGCGGCAATTGGTGGGGCCACAATGCGGCCACACATGC from Drosophila subobscura isolate 14011-0131.10 chromosome E, UCBerk_Dsub_1.0, whole genome shotgun sequence includes the following:
- the LOC117889710 gene encoding venom carboxylesterase-6-like, whose amino-acid sequence is MRLLWSGVLLTLSVFLRAATGDNLDVCLKDLGCLRGTRMPGYQGDEFEAFLGIPFAQPPVDSLRLRNPVPAVAWEGILDAGRAKDSCLQRNYLAANWPVSGVEDCLYLNVYRPKKRNGNPLPVMFYLHSGGFHTGSAHPAASGPEYMMDTEQVIMVTVPYRLGPFGFLSTGDSNMPGNFALKDQRLAMQWVQQHIADFGGDPQLVTIFGHSAGGMSAHYHMLSPSSKGLFHRAMSLDGTILSPFVKINKDPLAQARKLAAVAGIMEAEDLNSKDLAQALRELDPIRLLTAVDSLKVWHNFPFVCNPPVVEPVGCPEAFLTEDPVQAHLEGRIHQVPWLLGVNSRAGEGSLVTLLPFEDRNLRAELNDRFLERFSHIIYLPEGTSPHVVREILDAYIFEGKTISNDTLVPLAEISGDFGFYYPLYETASSYAKYANLQENPLSFYFFEYRGLRTLSTLFSGGSVEYGVGAAHMDDALHTIRIPAIVEDYPKDSEDAEVVKRMTSMMVDFAKTGTFHSGTSCQASDFTDHKMCSYVHFGGTVGSYQEIIQKDRKMEGYAIWKRLFFPDSD